The genomic region CAACAGCCAGATTTGGCATTACAACTCTGAACATTGATTTATCGATTTTTGAAGGCTGCAGCTCCTACCTAGTATGGAGAATTCTCGACTTTCGGGGCCCAACACAGGCTTGCGAACGGGGCTGCAGGTCGATAGACTTTAGGAGACAGCGCGTGTACAGGTCATGTATCTAATTCTTTAGGCGTAACTAAACAACTTTTACTGTAACATTTTATAATGCTGACTACGGgacagggaaaaaaaaagaaggaatatTTATCTGCTTATGATTATGTAAAACATTAGATGAGACACAACACTCTTTTCTCCAAGATCACTACAATGTTTATGTCAGTTTCTTCATTTGATAGAATGTGATGGTGGTTGAAAATGACGAATTGATGGTGGTGGCAGACTATGATTAGAAGAGTCTCTTGGGcgataaaaaatttcaattttaaagtttGGTGTGGTGACAAAACAGAAAAGTTGATGTTGATGATCCATATTTTGGTGTGGTGTCAAGCTCTGCATATTCCTttcacctctctctctctctctctaatagCTAAGGggtaaaaaaatgaatttgagtATACCAATAcactgtatttatttattttaatggtagttaaaagtttatttattgacTGTTGAATTgtcaatgattaaaatttattattatgttttcaaTTCCCTAATGTTTCTGCTCCACACTTATAATAACAATGATGTATAAAAGTGTCAATTCCTCAACATTATTTAGAtgtataattgaaatattgtattaaGAAAAACCCAAAATCCACCGATACATTgtagtttatattataaaataataatgctatattttatatttttatttaatatatacaacatAACCAATAAATGTGCAGACATTTAAGAATAATCTTTAACTGATGATACTTTACTAccaaaattctctctcttttcacTTATTTACTAAATAGAagcataatttcttaaattatctCATCaaaataatcccaataattatataatggaTTATGgacaattaattatcaatttacaAAACATACCTAACAATTAATATTCCCTTCTTTCCCTCTTCCCTtgtcttctcttctcttctcttctcttcatGGCTTGTCAGGTCCGTACACCCTTCCTATACGTCGTCGCTTCAATTGCCTTTTGCCTTGTCTTCTACCACCACTACCTCCGCCACGCCATCGCCTCCTCCTCCCTCCAGCTCTCCCCCTCCGCCACCTCCAATTATGTAATCACCCACACCCTCACCACCCCATCCATCGCCGTCGCCCCCGCTCCCGCTCCCGCTCCCAGTTATGCTATTAGAGAGAACCTCCCCGCCGCCGCCCCCCCTAATTATGCTATCATTGACAACCTGACAGCCGTTCATTACGTAAATTCCCCACCCCCTTTGCCACCATCTCCAATCTCCACCACCTCGATTCTCCTGCCGGGCTGGGAGGTTTTCGTCATTGTCCCCCGGAGGGAAAATTCATCAGATCCCAATGGTGATTTCTGTGTCTTCGAAAACAATGAGGTATCTCCGGCGAAATATTTCGGCCGGTTGCCTTTTCCTGATCGAGCGACTTTTATTTGCCCTCTCCCGCTGCATGCTCGACGGAGGCTTCCATTCAAGCAACCGCTGTTGACAAAGTCGCCGATGCATCCGCCGGAGACAAACGGCTTCTCATGGCCGCTGCTCTCGCAGTGGTCCCATCTGGTGTACGATTCGCTGACCACCAACGACGACGTCGTATTATTCGTCAAGGGCGTCAACATTCACCAGGGAACCAACCGGAAGCCGAGCGAACTCCGGTGTGTGTTTGGCGACGACGCCTCTAACGGCGTTAGGACAGCCGTCACTACCTCCATGCAGGAGGTCTTCCGCTGTCCTCGGCCCGAACAAACTGCGGTACCCCCAGTCGGCGGCGAAGCGGAGCCAATCAAAGTCTCCTTAGAAATCGTCACGGAAAACAAGGTGGTTCCATCCGTAGCCTACTACACACCCCCGCGCAGGTTAGAATCCAAGAAAGGTAAATCCCTACTGTGCGCCAACACCATGGTTAACAATGTGGCCAAGTTCTTGAGGGAATGGGTCATTTACCATTCCAAAATAGGGGTTGAGAAATTCTTGCTATATGATAATGGAAGTGATGATGATTTGCAACAAGTTGTGGAGGAGCTTGTAAAAGAGGGTTTTGATATCATAACTTATTTTTGGGCATGGCCAAAAACACAAGAGGCTGGTTTTTCACATGCTGCCATTTATGCTAAAGAAGTTTGTACATGGATCATATACATCGATGTCGATGAATTCGTGTACAGGTCATCGTGGGATAACTTGCCAAAACCCTCGACATCCTTGTTACAATCACTACTAGCAAGAAATTCTTCGAAACTAGGGCAACTCAGCATCAATTGTCGTGAATTTGGTCCGTCCGAGCAAAGGGTTCATCCGGTGATGGGTGTGACACAGGGGTACCATTGTAGGCGAAGACACCACAACCGGCATAAGTCCATAGTGCTATTGGATGCAATCGACGATTCATTACTTAATGTGGTGCATCACTTTAGGTTGAGGCGGGGCTACAAGACCAAGAGATTTGTTAGCAACCATATCGTGGTGAATCACTACAAGTATCAAGCGTGGCCGGAGTTTAGGGCTAAGTTTAGGAGGCGCGTATCGGCTTATGTCCTCGACTGGACTCAAAAGTTGAACCCTAAGTCCCATGATCGGGCGCCCGGACTAGGGTTTTCAGCAGTTGAGCCGGATGGGTGGGCTCAGAAGTTCTGTGAGGTACATGATCATGGATTGAAGGACTTGGCAAGGAAGTGGTTCGGAATGGAATCGGGATCGGGTTACAAAATGGCTTGGCAAAGATGATAATTCTTTTGAAACCCTAGGGattgcacatatatatacatacaattattaatttgtgtGATTCAGTATtgattgttatatatattggttgatGAGAGGGTTGTGATGGTAGGGGAACAGAAGTGGTTATATATTGACATAGATTACGGatgtacaaatgatattctGGTAAGTATTACGTTCTCCTTTAGATGCATGCATATGCATATGCATATGCTTCCACTTTGTCTCAACATGTACATCATTATTTATTGCTCATCAAATATTGTGAAAGGTTTGGTAAAAACTTATAAAGGGAgtttaatccaaaaataacATGTTacacactaattaattatttataattaaacgGCTTAAAAAGAagcattataaaaaaaatgcaggatTTTTTAATTGGGTTTTAATaaaggatttttattttttttttcatttggaaTGTTcgaaattgatgaaattattttggacCGAATTTTGGAATGATTTACAAATCGTTACTCCTGAAggtgttaataataatatttaggaacggttggTGAAAGACCATTTCAATTTGGCATAGTCATTGTAATACATTGAtattgaccgttcctaatattatatttgaattcaattttttttaattggaacacattggataatatttggaaagactatataatttatttttggtcatttttgaAACAGTTTTTGTAATACTAATGCCTGAATTTtgaaactatatttatttatgttggtgatatatttaggaacggtcattGGAATTGTTTGGTGGCCAATTTTTGAAAGAGTATTAGGCacgataaatttttttatttagaacaGTTTCTTGTAATTGTTTGGGAAAGGTCAATCTTATTTGGAAACATGTATTTAGAACTGTTTTAACATTaatattaggaacgattttttgtttagatttgtaacattttctttacaattactaaaatcgttcttaattttttattttataataatttttttataaattatttgtttatgtattttaataaattataataaataatgaaattaattaataaaattttaactaattatatttataaacttaattaattgaataaacatgaaataataaaatttaataaattttataaaacatgaatatttaaagaaaatattattcgattacaaaattgaaaaaaaaaattcctaacCTTTCTCATCAGCGTCATCCATATTATTGTCGTTCGACATTGGGGATCTGTCGGCAAATTGAACTAGGGCAGTAGAGGAGGCAATCTACTGTGACGGTTCCACTGTCGAGGAGCTGATCCACATCTCCCTCATGATGGCCATCACATCGATCATCATTATCTATAGCCAGTCGATGCGGTCCTTTATgaccatatatattaaatctttcctctattctaaaaaaaaatataaaaaattaaaaaaaaatttacctttcttattataaatagaatttaaaaagcTTAGGCTAATAATTAATGGAAGAATCTTTTAGCGTCTTTCACATTAATTTGATTGGTAGGAAGTACGTCAGTCGTCTTTACGACAATCAATGTGCCCACCCCATACTTCGTCAACAACTGTAATTTCACTTATAATTTCCTGCAGATGCAAtgtacataatatttcttaattacaGCTAATTAATGATTCTAGAAACCAGATTTACATGTTTTCAATTGATTTCTTACGTGTTGAATTGGACAACTAACCTTTCCAGTTATGAATATTTGTCATTAGTTTATGTTCCTCCTCCCTTTTCACATCTTAATTAATTGGTTTCTTTTCGGGAAATTTattggaaattaatttttgtatctaAAAGAGTGTGGtaagttgaaaatttaaaaaatgaatgacaGAAAACATTTCatacacaaaattaaatacaatatgataaaatagaataaatgtCTAACTGTACGTTGATAGGGAAAGACGATTTAACTTAGATTTTGGTAAGAGatgattaattacaaaatgtGAACTTGAACAATTTAGggaatcaatatatatatatatatatatatatatactaattgtTGTGGCACTCGATTTTCatgagcatataaaaaaaaattgtaatgtgAGTTGAAGAGGAACAATTGTCGTGTggagaatgagaaagaaagaagcccgtgagaaaaaagaaaaataattgttggtttattaaaaatatggaaatttataagaaaaaatatatatatatatatagagagagagagagaagtaaGGTGAGAGAGAAACATTACGTAGTGTtcttgagaagaaaaaaaatgtaattatgaattattaaaaacaattaaaattttttgaccaaaattttctttgatgAGAAGAAATGAACTTGAATGATGCCCATAAAAAGTGCTAGCTCAAAAAGGCCTAAGAGGTccaaaagaaaggaaaaaactcGCAAGAGCCCAAAGGGAATGCAAGTCTCAAGGTGTCCCTAGGAGGCTCAATTTGGGTAAGGGCCTACTTAGGGTGCCTCCAAAAAGTCTAGTTCGGGTAGAGCTTCCAAAGAGTTCGGTAAGAAGTGCCCCTAAGAAGCAAATTGGCTTAAAAATGCCTAAGAGGCTCAAATCCAAGAGGGCCCTCTGAGATGACCTAGGTAGCATTCACGTAGGACCTCTTAGGACAGCCGTGGCATCTCCAACTAGAACTAATCACCAAGCTCTAAAAGTTTGGACTTTGTTGGGGAAATGCATTTCCTCAACCACTTCTCCAAAATCCGGGAAGAATTATATACTCTTATTCGCAGCAAACTCCAACCACTATCGAAAATCATAGGTTTTCAACTATTAGGAAATAACCCTCTATTGTGGGGATCCAACCTTATCCAACTACTTTGAGATAAGACCCATCAAATTCGTCGTTTTTATTCAACCTGTTGAGggttatttataaattgagaGCTCGGACCTTCATGCTGCAACTTTTGTTGAAACAACAACTTTATTCTCTTATTTAGAGTTTTACTTCAATTCTATTTTCTTACTTATACGTAGTAAACTAGTAACTCCACTCTTAATTTAACTCATTTATCCTCtagcattttatttcattacttTGTATTCCAATTGAAATCcaacatcattttttattcacatcaaattataagataaatttaaatactaaaaaaaaatataataagagaatagttgataatttcatactttcattcaaggattacataatttcatcaatcattagaaagtatttgtaattttcaaataataaagagtatttataattataccaaattttatgaaaaattattgtaatttatcctattttatATACAGAACAACTATATGCAAACACCCGGAGATCTAGTTCCCCCTTCTCCCCATTCACTGTCCATAATGCCcccaaaagaatttataaataaatttgtagcATATCATTcttacgtgcatataa from Sesamum indicum cultivar Zhongzhi No. 13 linkage group LG3, S_indicum_v1.0, whole genome shotgun sequence harbors:
- the LOC105159025 gene encoding glycosyltransferase family 92 protein Os08g0121900, which produces MACQVRTPFLYVVASIAFCLVFYHHYLRHAIASSSLQLSPSATSNYVITHTLTTPSIAVAPAPAPAPSYAIRENLPAAAPPNYAIIDNLTAVHYVNSPPPLPPSPISTTSILLPGWEVFVIVPRRENSSDPNGDFCVFENNEVSPAKYFGRLPFPDRATFICPLPLHARRRLPFKQPLLTKSPMHPPETNGFSWPLLSQWSHLVYDSLTTNDDVVLFVKGVNIHQGTNRKPSELRCVFGDDASNGVRTAVTTSMQEVFRCPRPEQTAVPPVGGEAEPIKVSLEIVTENKVVPSVAYYTPPRRLESKKGKSLLCANTMVNNVAKFLREWVIYHSKIGVEKFLLYDNGSDDDLQQVVEELVKEGFDIITYFWAWPKTQEAGFSHAAIYAKEVCTWIIYIDVDEFVYRSSWDNLPKPSTSLLQSLLARNSSKLGQLSINCREFGPSEQRVHPVMGVTQGYHCRRRHHNRHKSIVLLDAIDDSLLNVVHHFRLRRGYKTKRFVSNHIVVNHYKYQAWPEFRAKFRRRVSAYVLDWTQKLNPKSHDRAPGLGFSAVEPDGWAQKFCEVHDHGLKDLARKWFGMESGSGYKMAWQR